In Camelina sativa cultivar DH55 chromosome 16, Cs, whole genome shotgun sequence, a single window of DNA contains:
- the LOC104750051 gene encoding beta-galactosidase 8-like → MQIMVKGGRKMKMMLLLVLQIVVAVTAANVTYDHRALVIDGKRKILISGSIHYPRSTPEMWPDLIQKSKDGGLDVIETYVFWSGHEPEKNKYNFEGRYDLVKFVKLAAKAGLYVHLRIGPYVCAEWNYGGFPVWLHFVPGIKFRTDNEPFKAEMQRFTTKIVDLMKQEKLYASQGGPIILSQIENEYGNIDSAYGAAAKSYIKWSASMALSLDTGVPWNMCQQADAPDPMINTCNGFYCDQFTPNSKNKPKMWTENWSGWFLGFGDPSPYRPVEDLAFAVARFYQRGGTFQNYYMYHGGTNFDRTSGGPLISTSYDYDAPIDEYGLLRQPKWGHLRDLHKAIKLCEGSLIASDPTITSLGSNLEAAVYKTSGTCAAFLANVGTKSDATVTFNGQSYHLPAWSVSILPDCKNVAFNTAKINSATVSAAFARQSLKPDGGSSGELGSQWSYIKEPIGISKTDAFLKPGLLEQINTTADKSDYLWYSLRMDIKGDETFLDEGSKAVLHIESIGQVVYAFINGKLAGSGHGKQKITLDIPIDLIAGKNTIDLLSVTVGLANYGAFFDLVGAGITGPVTLKSAKSGSSIDLASQQWTYQVGLKGEDTGLATGDSSEWVSKTPLPTKQPLVWYKTTFDAPSGSEPVAIDFTGTGKGIAWVNGQSIGRYWPTSIAGNNGCTDSCDYRGSYSANKCLKNCGKPSQTLYHVPRSWLKPSENTLVLLEEMGGDPTQISFTTKQTGSSLCLMVSQSHPAPVDTWTSGSKISKKKRTRPVLSLQCPVSTQVISSIKFASFGTPKGTCGSFTHGHCNSSRSLSLVQKACIGLRSCNLEVSTRVFGEPCRGVVKTLAVEASCS, encoded by the exons ATGCAAATAATGGTTAAAGGAggaaggaagatgaagatgatgttacTACTAGTTCTTCAGATAGTGGTGGCGGTTACGGCGGCGAATGTAACGTACGACCACCGTGCTTTAGTAATCGACGGGAAACGGAAGATTCTGATCTCTGGCTCTATTCATTATCCTCGGAGCACTCCTGAG ATGTGGCCAGACCTGATACAGAAATCAAAAGACGGTGGTTTAGATGTTATCGAGACGTACGTGTTCTGGAGTGGTCACGAACCGGAGAAAAACAAg tATAATTTTGAAGGAAGATACGATTTAGTGAAATTTGTTAAGTTAGCTGCTAAAGCTGGTCTCTATGTTCACCTACGAATTGGTCCTTACGTCTGTGCTGAATGGAATTACGG TGGTTTCCCAGTGTGGCTGCATTTTGTACCTGGGATTAAGTTTCGAACTGATAATGAGCCATTTAAG GCGGAAATGCAGAGATTTACCACTAAGATTGTTGATTTGATGAAGCAAGAAAAGCTTTATGCATCACAAGGAGGTCCAATCATTCTCTCTCAG ATTGAGAATGAATACGGGAATATTGATTCAGCGTATGGTGCTGCTGCGAAAAGTTATATCAAGTGGTCTGCTTCTATGGCTCTTTCACTAGATACTGGAGTACCTTGGAACATGTGTCAGCAAGCAGATGCTCCTGATCCCATG aTCAACACATGCAATGGTTTCTACTGTGACCAGTTTACTCCTAACTCAAAAAATAAACCCAAGATGTGGACAGAGAACTGGAGTGGATG GTTCCTTGGTTTTGGTGATCCTTCTCCTTACAGGCCAGTTGAAGATCTTGCATTCGCAGTTGCACGGTTTTACCAACGAGGAGGAACTTTCCAGAATTATTACATg TATCACGGTGGAACAAACTTTGATAGAACAAGTGGAGGACCCTTGATCTCGACTAGTTATGACTATGATGCTCCAATTGATGAATATG GACTTCTTAGACAACCAAAATGGGGACACTTGCGAGATCTACACAAGGCTATCAAGCTTTGTGAAGGCTCATTGATTGCCTCAGATCCAACAATTACATCTTTGGGTTCAAATTTGGAG GCTGCTGTATATAAGACATCTGGAACATGTGCTGCTTTTCTTGCAAATGTTGGCACGAAATCTGATGCAACTGTGACTTTCAATGGACAATCATATCACTTGCCTGCATGGTCCGTAAGCATCTTGCCGGATTGCAAAAATGTAGCTTTCAACACCGCAAAG ATAAATTCTGCAACCGTTTCTGCCGCATTTGCCCGTCAATCATTGAAGCCTGATGGTGGTTCATCTGGGGAGTTAGGTTCACAATGGAGTTATATTAAAGAACCTATTGGAATTTCAAAGACTGATGCATTCTTGAAACCTGGATTGCTAGAGCAGATCAACACAACAGCTGACAAAAGCGATTATTTGTGGTATTCCCTAAG GATGGATATTAAAGGCGATGAGACTTTCCTTGATGAAGGATCTAAAGCCGTCCTTCACATTGAATCTATTGGTCAAGTGGTCTATGCTTTTATAAATGGAAAACTTGCAG GAAGCGGACATGGCAAACAAAAGATTACTTTAGATATCCCGATTGATCTTATAGCCGGGAAGAACACAATTGATCTCCTTAGTGTGACCGTAGGGCTTGCG AACTATGGAGCTTTCTTTGACTTAGTGGGAGCCGGTATAACCGGACCTGTGACACTTAAAAGTGCAAAAAGTGGTAGCTCAATAGATTTGGCTTCACAGCAATGGACTTATCAGGTTGGACTCAAAGGGGAAGACACAGGTTTGGCAACTGGAGATTCTTCTGAATGGGTTTCAAAGACTCCTTTGCCCACTAAACAGCCACTAGTTTGGTACAAAACAACATTTGATGCTCCTTCTGGAAGCGAGCCAGTAGCGATAGACTTCACGGGTACAGGAAAGGGTATTGCGTGGGTGAATGGACAGAGCATAGGTAGGTACTGGCCAACCAGTATCGCAGGAAACAACGGTTGCACTGATTCATGTGACTACAGAGGATCTTACAGTGCAAACAAATGCCTCAAGAACTGTGGAAAACCTTCACAGACGCT GTATCACGTACCTCGCTCGTGGCTAAAACCGAGCGAGAACACACTTGTTCTTTTGGAAGAGATGGGAGGAGATCCAACACAAATATCTTTCACGACAAAACAAACAGGAAGCAGCCTGTGTCTAATGGTGTCACAGTCTCATCCAGCGCCTGTGGACACATGGACTTCCGGCTCTAAAATCTCGAAGAAAAAGAGAACCAGACCGGTTCTTTCCTTACAATGTCCTGTCTCCACTCAGGTCATATCTTCTATAAAATTTGCAAGCTTCGGTACACCAAAAGGTACTTGCGGTAGCTTCACCCACGGCCATTGCAAcagctctcgctctctctccCTTGTTCAAAAG GCATGTATTGGTTTGA